From a single Pasteurella atlantica genomic region:
- a CDS encoding oxidoreductase translates to MSDIQLAIVSDFHTAEKLLEALEKTNLSFDKVCAVELEVFNEEQGLRFNHSSLEQLKLDEVNWSQFSYVLFAGKPSNAELLAEMAQAGCVVLDLYGLTALISDVPVIVPSVNDEDLVNLRERNIVALANPQISQLALALKPLRDQPIQQVFVTSLLSSAYFGEKKVQQLAGQTAQLLNGVPLDRDIPRVAFDTVPSNVQDDEAMLPFSKAFVLQLAKIMPNLTACTTFHSVQVPLFYGASQMVTVQSEFPLDAVELSEQWKQQSWLTFNEDAVITPVKNGEDEETNTLQISQLISKDENAIQFWSVNDEQRFSVAFLGIKLLELVLHY, encoded by the coding sequence ATGTCAGATATTCAATTAGCAATTGTCAGTGATTTTCATACCGCTGAAAAATTATTGGAAGCACTAGAAAAAACGAACCTCAGTTTTGATAAAGTTTGTGCCGTTGAACTTGAAGTATTTAACGAAGAGCAAGGGTTACGTTTTAATCATTCAAGTCTTGAGCAACTTAAATTAGATGAGGTAAATTGGTCACAGTTTAGCTATGTTCTTTTTGCGGGTAAGCCAAGTAATGCAGAACTGTTAGCTGAAATGGCTCAAGCAGGTTGTGTAGTACTGGATTTATATGGTTTAACGGCATTAATTAGTGATGTGCCTGTTATTGTGCCTAGTGTGAATGATGAAGACTTAGTTAATTTACGTGAGCGTAATATTGTGGCATTGGCTAATCCTCAAATTAGCCAGCTGGCTTTAGCCTTAAAACCATTAAGGGATCAACCTATTCAACAGGTTTTTGTGACCTCTTTACTTTCAAGTGCCTATTTTGGTGAGAAAAAAGTGCAACAATTAGCAGGGCAAACTGCTCAATTATTAAATGGTGTGCCATTAGATAGAGATATACCACGCGTGGCTTTTGATACTGTGCCAAGCAATGTGCAAGATGATGAGGCAATGTTACCTTTTTCTAAAGCTTTTGTATTACAACTTGCAAAAATTATGCCAAATCTTACCGCTTGTACCACTTTTCATAGTGTTCAAGTTCCCTTGTTTTATGGTGCATCACAAATGGTAACTGTGCAATCTGAGTTTCCACTTGATGCAGTTGAATTAAGCGAACAGTGGAAGCAACAATCTTGGCTTACTTTTAATGAAGATGCTGTTATTACACCAGTAAAAAATGGTGAAGATGAAGAGACAAACACACTTCAAATTAGTCAATTAATCAGTAAAGATGAAAATGCTATTCAATTTTGGAGTGTCAATGATGAACAACGCTTTAGTGTGGCATTTTTAGGTATAAAATTATTAGAATTAGTACTTCATTATTAA
- a CDS encoding 23S rRNA (adenine(2030)-N(6))-methyltransferase RlmJ — protein MLSYRHSFHAGNHADVLKHIVLTLILESLKQKEKGFFYLDTHAGTGRYSLLSRESEKTGEFLEGIARLWDRDDLPSEVAKYVAEVKKINKGKLRFYTGSPLLAVQQLRPQDRALLTELHPSDYPLLRNEFSKNAIVITKRENGFQQLKAALPPKEKRGLILIDPPYELKEDYELVVKAIQEGYKRFATGCYAIWYPVVLRQHIRRMVRGLEETGIRKILQIELAIRPDSDQRGMTASGMIIINPPWQLEKQMKTILPYLTKTLVPEGTGSWKVSWIAPE, from the coding sequence ATGCTAAGTTATCGTCACAGTTTTCACGCAGGCAACCACGCTGATGTGCTAAAACACATTGTTTTAACTCTAATTTTAGAATCATTAAAGCAAAAAGAAAAAGGGTTTTTCTATCTTGATACTCACGCAGGAACGGGGCGTTATAGTTTGTTGAGTCGAGAATCTGAAAAAACAGGAGAGTTCCTTGAAGGTATTGCAAGACTTTGGGATAGGGATGATTTACCGTCAGAGGTTGCAAAATATGTTGCTGAGGTCAAAAAAATAAATAAAGGGAAATTGCGTTTTTATACAGGTTCTCCTTTGCTTGCAGTACAACAATTGCGTCCACAAGATAGAGCATTGTTAACAGAACTTCATCCTAGCGATTATCCTTTATTGCGTAATGAATTTTCAAAGAATGCGATAGTTATTACTAAACGAGAAAATGGTTTTCAACAATTAAAAGCTGCACTTCCTCCTAAGGAAAAACGAGGTTTAATTTTAATCGATCCTCCTTATGAGCTTAAAGAAGATTATGAGCTAGTGGTAAAAGCAATTCAAGAGGGTTATAAACGCTTTGCAACAGGTTGTTATGCAATTTGGTATCCAGTCGTATTACGCCAACATATTAGACGAATGGTACGAGGATTAGAAGAGACAGGAATTCGTAAAATTTTGCAAATTGAATTAGCGATACGTCCAGATTCTGATCAACGAGGAATGACGGCAAGTGGAATGATTATAATTAATCCACCTTGGCAGTTAGAAAAACAAATGAAAACTATTTTACCTTACTTAACAAAAACACTAGTACCAGAAGGAACGGGCAGTTGGAAAGTAAGTTGGATTGCGCCTGAATAA
- the ampD gene encoding 1,6-anhydro-N-acetylmuramyl-L-alanine amidase AmpD, whose protein sequence is MKSNLTIKNGWLTQSKRVLSPHFSQRSDVNDISLLVIHYISLPPEQFGGDFIDRFFEGTLDPTHHPYFKEIKDLKVSAHCLINRNGEITQYVNFNDMAWHAGISQFQNRDKCNEFSIGIELEGSNEQPFTELQYQSLVKLTHIIMKNYPQITQDRIVGHCDIAPERKIDPGQYFNWDYYNQLLTIFSKKI, encoded by the coding sequence ATGAAATCAAATCTAACAATTAAAAATGGCTGGTTAACTCAAAGTAAGCGGGTACTTTCTCCTCATTTTTCGCAACGTTCTGATGTGAATGATATCTCACTGTTGGTTATCCATTATATCAGCCTTCCACCAGAACAATTTGGAGGAGACTTTATTGATCGCTTTTTTGAAGGAACACTAGATCCTACCCATCACCCCTATTTCAAAGAAATTAAAGATCTTAAAGTATCCGCACATTGTTTAATTAACCGCAACGGTGAAATCACTCAATATGTCAATTTCAATGATATGGCGTGGCACGCAGGCATTTCTCAGTTTCAAAATAGAGACAAGTGTAATGAGTTTTCTATTGGTATTGAACTGGAAGGAAGTAATGAGCAACCATTTACAGAATTGCAATATCAAAGTCTTGTAAAATTAACTCACATTATTATGAAAAATTATCCTCAAATTACTCAAGATCGTATTGTTGGACATTGTGATATTGCACCTGAACGAAAAATTGACCCTGGTCAGTATTTTAATTGGGATTATTATAATCAATTACTCACGATCTTTAGCAAAAAGATCTAA
- a CDS encoding L-lactate permease, which translates to MALFLSIFPIVLLIYLMVKRNALPSYVALPWIAAVVLIVQLIFFETDITTISANIVSAIISVQTPITVIFGAILFNRFSEKSGVTNTLRKWLGNISPNPIAQLMIIGWAFAFMIEGASGFGTPAAIAAPILVGLGFPALRVAMLALVMNSVPVSFGAVGTPTWFGFGPMNLTDSQILEIGSMTSLIHTIAAIVIPIMALRMIVSWQEIRKNIVFIYISIFACVVPYFLIAQVNYEFPSLVGGAVGLLISVFVAHKGFGLEKVEDNLDDKAVTKAEVMKALLPTGMLIFILIITRIKQLPFKGMLTNATEWFSVQLGSLGHFEVSQSLILSLKNIFGSSISASYKALYVPAFIPFIITVLLVAPLFAMSFGKTKNVFVDSLKQTRNPFLALVGALIMVKLMLVGGDESMVKIIGRGFAAATGEYWTVFASYLGAVGAFFSGSNTVSNLTFGSVQLSTAEITGLSATLVLALQSVGGAMGNMVCINNIIAVSSVLNIEKQEGVIIKKTVVPMIVYGIIAALCASFVIPLFFNV; encoded by the coding sequence ATGGCTCTTTTTCTTAGTATTTTTCCGATTGTATTGTTAATTTATCTGATGGTAAAACGCAATGCACTTCCTTCTTATGTTGCTTTACCTTGGATCGCAGCAGTTGTATTAATTGTTCAACTTATTTTCTTTGAAACAGATATAACAACGATTAGTGCTAATATTGTTTCAGCAATTATTTCGGTACAAACACCAATTACCGTTATTTTTGGTGCTATTTTATTTAATCGTTTCTCTGAAAAATCAGGGGTAACGAATACATTACGTAAATGGCTAGGTAATATTAGCCCTAACCCTATTGCTCAGCTTATGATTATTGGTTGGGCATTTGCCTTTATGATTGAAGGTGCAAGTGGATTTGGTACGCCTGCGGCTATCGCTGCTCCTATCTTAGTTGGCTTAGGCTTCCCTGCATTACGTGTGGCAATGCTTGCATTAGTAATGAACTCTGTACCAGTATCATTTGGTGCAGTAGGTACGCCAACGTGGTTTGGTTTTGGTCCAATGAATTTAACGGATTCTCAAATTTTAGAAATTGGTTCAATGACATCTCTTATTCATACCATCGCTGCAATTGTCATTCCAATAATGGCATTACGTATGATTGTTAGCTGGCAAGAGATTCGTAAAAATATTGTGTTCATTTATATCAGTATTTTTGCCTGCGTTGTTCCTTACTTCTTAATTGCTCAAGTAAACTATGAGTTCCCATCATTGGTAGGTGGTGCTGTTGGTTTATTAATCTCTGTTTTTGTTGCTCACAAAGGTTTTGGCCTAGAAAAGGTTGAAGATAATTTAGATGATAAAGCGGTAACCAAAGCAGAAGTAATGAAAGCATTATTACCAACGGGAATGTTAATTTTCATTTTAATTATTACTCGTATCAAACAGTTACCATTCAAAGGAATGTTAACTAATGCAACAGAGTGGTTTAGTGTTCAGTTAGGTTCATTAGGTCACTTTGAAGTCAGCCAAAGTTTAATTCTTAGTTTAAAAAATATCTTTGGCTCTTCAATTAGTGCAAGCTACAAAGCACTTTATGTTCCAGCATTTATTCCTTTTATTATTACTGTTTTACTGGTTGCACCATTATTTGCAATGTCTTTTGGAAAAACAAAAAATGTATTTGTGGATAGTTTAAAACAAACTCGCAATCCATTCTTAGCCTTAGTTGGTGCGTTAATTATGGTTAAATTGATGTTAGTTGGTGGCGATGAGTCAATGGTAAAAATTATCGGTAGAGGCTTTGCTGCTGCAACAGGGGAATACTGGACTGTCTTTGCCTCATATTTAGGTGCGGTAGGTGCGTTCTTCTCTGGTTCTAACACTGTTTCTAACTTAACCTTTGGTAGTGTGCAATTATCAACTGCTGAAATTACAGGTTTATCGGCAACCTTAGTGCTTGCATTACAATCTGTTGGTGGGGCAATGGGGAATATGGTTTGTATTAACAACATCATTGCCGTAAGTTCAGTATTAAATATTGAGAAACAAGAAGGTGTAATCATTAAGAAAACCGTCGTTCCTATGATTGTTTATGGTATCATCGCTGCATTATGTGCATCCTTTGTTATTCCGCTATTTTTTAACGTATAA